The nucleotide window CAAGGAAGCTTAGTTTCTGCATCAGATGTTGAGGCATTAACAACACTTTCTGATGTTCATGAAGTCTATGCTTATTTTTCTTTGAGCGAAACTGATTTCATCAAATTCAAATCACAATATGCCGGAAACAGCATTGGTGACAAAATCAAAAATCTTCCTCCCGTTACTTTGCTCTTAGCCGATAGTAATGTCTATCCGCAAACTGGTAAAATCGATATGGTAGATGGTCAATTTGACAAAACTACCGGAGCTATTACGGTAAGAGCGACATTCCCAAACCCATACAAAACCTTGCGCTCAGGAAATACAGGGAAAATCCGCTTAGGACTACAGCATGACGATGCTATTTTGGTTCCGCAATCGGCCACGGTAGAAATGCAAGACAAAGTTTTTGTCTTTACCGTTAGCAAAGAAAACAAGGTTACTAAAATGCCTATTACAGTTGTCGGCAAAAACGGCATCAATTACTTAATCAAAGATGGCGTAAAAACAGGTGACCAAATCGTATTAAGCGGTATCGACAAACTTCAGGAAGGACAGGTAATTCAGCCTGAAAAATCAGCAGCAAAAATTGCTCAAATCATTAACAAAAAATAATTTTTACAAATATGTTCAAAATATTTATACAAAGGCCGGTACTGGCAACTGTTATCTCCATTTTATTGGTGATTTTAGGAGTAATTGGTCTCACGAAATTACCTTTACAACAGTTTCCCGATATCGCCCCACCTTCGGTTTTGGTAACGGCAGTTTATCCGGGAGCCAATGCAGAAACGGTTCTACGTTCTGTTGCCCCTTCGCTCGAAGAATCCATAAATGGTGTGGAAAATATGACTTATATGAGCTCGACTGCCAGTAATGATGGTACGTTGGCCATTACCATTTTCTTCAAATTAGGAACGGATGCCGATCAAGCAGCGGTGAACGTTCAGAATAGAGTGGCTCAAGCTACCAGCCAGTTGCCCGCAGAAGTGGTACAACAAGGCGTTATCACTGCCAAACAACAAAACAGTTTTATTATGGCCATCGGTATGTACACCGATGATGAGTCCAAATACGATCAGACATTTGTTGCGAATTATGCACAAATCAATATTATTCCTGAAATCAAGCGTATTCCGGGAGTTGGAGCCGCTAGTATTTTTGGTGGTGTAAAAGATTACTCGATGAGGGTTTGGCTGAATCCAACCCAAATGTCAACTCACAATGTCACGCCAAATGAAGTAATGGCTGCCATTCAGGACAAAAGTTTGGAAGCGGCACCAGGTAAATTTGGAGAAAGAAGTAACGAAGTTTTCGAATATGTAATTAAATATAAAGGAAAACTAACCAAACCCGAAGATTATCAAAATATTGCCATACGTTCGAATGCTGATGGTTCTGTACTCCGATTAAAAGATGTGGCAAGAGTGGAACTTGGAGCTTATTCATACAACAGTTTAACCCGTTTGAATGGTAAAAAAGGAATCGTAATTGGTGTAATTCAGCTGGCAGGTTCCAACTCAAATGATATTCAGATTGCCATTAATAAACTGATGGCCAAAGCATCCAAAGATTTCCCTGCCGGAATAAAACACAATATATTCTATAGCACAAAAGTATCTCTGGATCAATCTATTGCGCAAGTGGAACATACATTGTTAGAAGCTTTTATACTAGTATTCATTGTGGTATTCATCTTCCTTCAGGATTTTAGATCCACATTAATTCCGGCAATTGCAGTTCCGGTTGCTATTTTGGGAACCTTCTTCTTTATGCAGTTATTCGGGTTCTCGATTAACTTATTGACACTTTTCGCTTTAATCCTAGCGATTGGTATTGTGGTCGATGATGCAATTGTGGTAGTCGAGGCCGTACATGCAAAAATGGAACACAAACGTTTGTCTCCAAAAATTGCCACACACGAAGCGATGCATGAAATTACCGGTGCAATTATTTCGATTACCCTGGTGATGGCCGCGGTATTCCTTCCGGTTGGTTTCATGGAAGGTTCAACAGGGGTTTTCTATCGTCAGTTTGCCTTTACAATGGCTATTGCAATTGTTATTTCGGCGGTTAATGCGTTGACCTTAAGCCCCGCCCTAGCCGCTTTGTTTCTAAAAGACAATCATGGTGAACACGATCATAATGTTCCTGAAGCGAAAAAAGGATTCAAGGAAAAATTCTTCACGGCTTTCAACAGCAGTTTTGAATCGTTGACCAATCGTTATATTGGTGGATTAAAATTCTTAATTCGTAACAAATGGGTTAGTTTAGGAGGTTTGGCTTTAATTACTATTGCAACGATTTTTATGGTAAAAACAACTCCATCAGGATTCATCCCAACCGAAGACCAAGGCTTTATCGCTATTGCAGTTAACACGCCATCAGGAACTTCTTTGGACGGAACCCAAAAGGTAATGACTAAAGCGGAAAATACGTTAAGAGGCTTGGAATCTTCAAGATTTGTAACTGCTATTTCAGGTTTCAACTTATTGACTAATTCTACAAGCCCATCTTCGGCAGTTGTTTTTGTATTGCTTAAACCAAATGAAGAACGCGGCAGTATTAAAAATATCGATGAAATAATGAATGAGGTGCGCGGCAAATTGGGTGCGATATCCGAAGGAAGTTTCTTTGTGTTCAGTTTCCCAACCGTACCCGGTTTTAGTAATGTAGAAGCTTTAGATTTAGTATTGCAAGACAGAACCGGCGGTAAACTCGATAAGTTTAGCGGCATCTCGCAAAATTTTATTGGAGAATTAATGAAACGCCCTGAAATTGCTGTTGCTTTTACTAGTTTCAAAGCCGATTATCCGCAATTGCAATTGGACATCAACGATGAGAAAGCCGATCAGTTGGGCGTAAAAGTAAAAGATATACTGCAGACGATGCAGGCATATTTTGGTAGTGCACAAGCATCCGATTTCAATCGATTTGGAAAATATTACCGTGTGGTAGTTCAGGCAGATATTGCAGACAGAGCTGATCCTGCCGCCATTGACCGTGTATTTGTAAAAAACAAAAACGGTGAAATGGTGCCAATAAATACTTTGGTGAAACTTACCCGAGTTTATGGTTCGGAAACAGCTTCGAGATACAATTTGTTCAATTCTATTTCGGTAAATGCAATTCCGAAGCCTGGATTTAGTTCCGGAGACGCGATCAAAGCCATTGAGGAAGTTGCCGCTCAACAGTTACCCGCTGGTTACAGCTATGAATTTTCAGGACAAACCCGCGAAGAGATTTCTTCAGGAGGTCAGTCAGCTACGATTTTCCTATTGTGTCTGATATTCGTTTACTTCCTGCTGGCAGCACAATACGAAAGTTATATTCTTCCTTTGGCAGTAATCCTGTCAATTCCTGCGGGGATATTTGGAGTATTTGTGGCCATTGGCTTGACCGGAATCGAAAACAATATTTATGTACAAGTTGCTTTGGTAATGCTTATTGGATTGCTCGCCAAAAATGCCATTCTGATTGTAGAATTTGCATCACAAAAAAGAAAATCCGGTCAGGCATTGGTTAAAGCGTCAATAGATGCAGCCAAGCAACGTTTACGTCCAATTATCATGACTTCATTGGCTTTCGTAGTTGGATTAATTCCGATGATGAGTGCCAAAGGTCCGTCAGCTCAGGGGAACCACTCAATTAGTATTGGTGCTGCGGGAGGAATGGTGTCGGGAGTAATTCTAGGATTGCTAATTATCCCGGTACTATTCATCGTATTTCAATATTTACAAGAAAAAGTTACTGGCAGGCCAGTTGCTGTAATTCATAACAAAAAAATTAAAAATGGAAAACTATATAACCACGATTCTGATGACAATCATCAGCAGTCTCACGTACATATCTCTTAGAATAGCAAAAGATCTAGAGACCAAAAAAGATAAGTGTCCGGAAATTTAATAACAAAATCAAGATTGCAACTAACCTGTTGGTATAATTCTATAATAAAAATAAACCACATAGACACATAGATCTGATGATGAACAAAGAATAAATAGAAATAGCACTATTTTTTCACATAGACGGACTATGAGAGAAGTGAAACGGCTATCAAACTCTTTTAATCACTATAAATTCTATGTTTCTATGTGTTTAAAAATAAATTTAATTACGAAAATGAAAATGAAAAATTATATAACCAAAATCGTGATGGTCGCCATTTTGATCAGCACATTGATATCCTGTAAAGTTTCGAAGGATATTGAAACTCCAAAAGATGCATTTCCTGAGAATTTCAGGAATGCATCGGTTTCAAAAGACACAACAAGCATTGGTGATTTGGAGTGGAAAAACTTCTTTACAGAAAAAGATATTGTTCAATTGATAGACAGTGCCGTGGTCAGAAACAATGACCTGCAGATTGCTGCCAAAAACATT belongs to Flavobacterium aquiphilum and includes:
- a CDS encoding efflux RND transporter permease subunit yields the protein MFKIFIQRPVLATVISILLVILGVIGLTKLPLQQFPDIAPPSVLVTAVYPGANAETVLRSVAPSLEESINGVENMTYMSSTASNDGTLAITIFFKLGTDADQAAVNVQNRVAQATSQLPAEVVQQGVITAKQQNSFIMAIGMYTDDESKYDQTFVANYAQINIIPEIKRIPGVGAASIFGGVKDYSMRVWLNPTQMSTHNVTPNEVMAAIQDKSLEAAPGKFGERSNEVFEYVIKYKGKLTKPEDYQNIAIRSNADGSVLRLKDVARVELGAYSYNSLTRLNGKKGIVIGVIQLAGSNSNDIQIAINKLMAKASKDFPAGIKHNIFYSTKVSLDQSIAQVEHTLLEAFILVFIVVFIFLQDFRSTLIPAIAVPVAILGTFFFMQLFGFSINLLTLFALILAIGIVVDDAIVVVEAVHAKMEHKRLSPKIATHEAMHEITGAIISITLVMAAVFLPVGFMEGSTGVFYRQFAFTMAIAIVISAVNALTLSPALAALFLKDNHGEHDHNVPEAKKGFKEKFFTAFNSSFESLTNRYIGGLKFLIRNKWVSLGGLALITIATIFMVKTTPSGFIPTEDQGFIAIAVNTPSGTSLDGTQKVMTKAENTLRGLESSRFVTAISGFNLLTNSTSPSSAVVFVLLKPNEERGSIKNIDEIMNEVRGKLGAISEGSFFVFSFPTVPGFSNVEALDLVLQDRTGGKLDKFSGISQNFIGELMKRPEIAVAFTSFKADYPQLQLDINDEKADQLGVKVKDILQTMQAYFGSAQASDFNRFGKYYRVVVQADIADRADPAAIDRVFVKNKNGEMVPINTLVKLTRVYGSETASRYNLFNSISVNAIPKPGFSSGDAIKAIEEVAAQQLPAGYSYEFSGQTREEISSGGQSATIFLLCLIFVYFLLAAQYESYILPLAVILSIPAGIFGVFVAIGLTGIENNIYVQVALVMLIGLLAKNAILIVEFASQKRKSGQALVKASIDAAKQRLRPIIMTSLAFVVGLIPMMSAKGPSAQGNHSISIGAAGGMVSGVILGLLIIPVLFIVFQYLQEKVTGRPVAVIHNKKIKNGKLYNHDSDDNHQQSHVHIS